From the Paenibacillus sp. FSL H8-0548 genome, one window contains:
- a CDS encoding ABC transporter ATP-binding protein, protein MEQPIVKLQNVTKKIGKRTIIDQLSLDLPLGEVFGFLGPNGSGKTTTIRMMVGLMSLTAGEITIGGYSITKQYEKAIRQVGAIVENPEMYKYLSGYDNLIHYARMISGITEHRVHEVVKLVGLEGRIHDKVKTYSLGMRQRLGVAQAILHKPQLLILDEPTNGLDPAGIRELRDYLRLLSKEEGIAVFVSSHLLSEMELMCDRVAIIQNGKLIDVRNIRGEHADKVNNRVLIEVDRTHNALDILFAAGVSGVLAGENSIAVDADKESIAAINASLVAAGIKVYGIRAQVKTLEDQFLEVTGGERIG, encoded by the coding sequence ATGGAGCAACCTATAGTTAAATTGCAAAATGTTACGAAGAAAATCGGCAAAAGAACGATTATCGATCAGTTATCGTTAGATTTGCCGCTTGGAGAAGTATTTGGTTTTCTTGGCCCGAACGGTTCGGGAAAAACGACTACCATTCGGATGATGGTGGGCTTAATGTCGCTGACAGCAGGAGAAATAACGATAGGCGGATACAGCATCACAAAGCAGTACGAGAAGGCTATCCGTCAAGTAGGCGCTATTGTAGAAAACCCTGAAATGTATAAATATTTGAGCGGCTACGATAATTTAATTCATTATGCACGTATGATTTCAGGAATTACAGAGCACCGTGTGCATGAGGTAGTGAAGCTTGTTGGTCTTGAAGGCCGTATTCACGATAAGGTCAAAACCTACTCTCTCGGCATGCGTCAGCGCCTGGGTGTTGCACAGGCGATCTTACATAAGCCGCAGTTGTTGATTTTGGATGAGCCTACAAATGGTCTAGATCCAGCTGGCATACGTGAGCTTCGTGATTACTTGCGTTTGCTATCCAAGGAGGAAGGTATTGCGGTCTTTGTATCCAGTCACCTTTTATCTGAAATGGAGCTTATGTGCGACCGTGTTGCCATTATTCAAAACGGCAAGCTGATTGATGTCCGAAATATTCGTGGCGAGCATGCAGACAAAGTAAATAATCGTGTACTCATAGAGGTTGATCGCACGCACAATGCGCTGGATATATTATTCGCTGCGGGCGTTTCAGGAGTGCTTGCGGGTGAGAATTCGATCGCTGTAGACGCCGACAAGGAGAGCATAGCTGCTATTAATGCTTCTCTAGTAGCTGCAGGGATCAAAGTGTATGGTATTCGTGCACAGGTGAAAACGTTGGAAGATCAGTTTTTAGAAGTGACAGGAGGGGAACGAATTGGTTAA
- a CDS encoding sugar phosphate nucleotidyltransferase, producing the protein MKIILLSGGSGKRLWPLSNRNRAKQYLSVLQGPSGEKESMLQRMWRQLDEADLQEHTRIATCRQQVELLQRQIGDKAPLIIEPEQKDTFPAVALAAAYLYSIAGASLSETVIVMPVDAYVESDFFSCIRGLPKLSRESRSELLMVGTRPSCPSEQYGYIVPKASLLQDDEGLYERKVNTFKEKPYEAEANKLIQQGGLWNLGIYAFQLDFMITMLLERSLPIHYDELYKQYSKLPKASFEAEVTQKTASRSVVGYNGAWKDLGTWKSLSENIIFDQLGKGEVSEDSEESKLINELDIPISIIGLSNIIVAASPDGILVTSKNGGAALDAKLQSMNEQPKYEERRWGHSKIIDSVVLASGLHSVTRRVFIAEGQNLSYQLHFKRNETWTILSGEGVLILDEVYRAIGAGDAIMIPERSRHSIRAITDIELIEVQTGKIISEDDIIRLAVTWDEITNQSNMV; encoded by the coding sequence TTGAAAATCATATTATTATCAGGTGGATCAGGAAAGCGATTATGGCCCTTATCCAATCGAAATAGAGCTAAGCAATATTTATCGGTACTGCAAGGACCGAGCGGTGAGAAGGAATCGATGCTGCAGCGAATGTGGCGCCAGCTGGATGAAGCCGATTTACAGGAGCATACGCGAATTGCAACCTGCCGTCAGCAGGTAGAGCTCTTGCAGAGGCAAATAGGTGATAAAGCTCCTCTCATTATTGAGCCTGAGCAAAAAGACACCTTTCCGGCAGTAGCACTAGCTGCTGCTTATTTGTATTCTATCGCAGGAGCTTCTCTAAGTGAAACGGTCATTGTTATGCCGGTAGATGCATATGTTGAGAGCGATTTCTTCTCTTGCATACGAGGACTTCCGAAGCTCTCCAGAGAGAGCAGGTCAGAGCTGTTAATGGTTGGGACAAGACCGAGCTGCCCCTCTGAGCAGTATGGATATATTGTTCCTAAAGCGAGCTTGCTGCAGGATGATGAAGGGCTGTACGAACGTAAGGTGAATACATTTAAGGAAAAGCCATATGAAGCAGAAGCTAATAAGCTAATTCAGCAGGGTGGACTTTGGAACCTTGGCATTTATGCTTTTCAGCTTGATTTTATGATTACAATGCTTTTGGAACGCAGTCTTCCTATCCATTACGATGAGTTATATAAGCAGTACTCGAAACTGCCCAAAGCTAGTTTTGAAGCTGAGGTTACACAGAAAACAGCCTCTCGATCAGTCGTAGGTTACAATGGGGCATGGAAGGACCTTGGTACTTGGAAATCATTATCAGAGAATATTATTTTTGATCAGCTAGGAAAAGGTGAAGTTTCCGAGGATAGCGAGGAGTCTAAGCTAATAAATGAGCTGGATATTCCGATTTCCATAATCGGTCTAAGCAACATTATCGTAGCAGCAAGCCCAGATGGTATTTTGGTAACTAGTAAGAATGGAGGGGCTGCACTCGATGCAAAGCTGCAATCGATGAATGAGCAGCCAAAATATGAGGAACGGCGCTGGGGCCACTCAAAGATCATTGATTCAGTAGTATTGGCATCAGGCTTGCATAGTGTCACAAGAAGAGTTTTTATAGCGGAGGGGCAAAATCTGAGCTATCAGCTGCATTTTAAACGAAATGAGACGTGGACTATTTTAAGCGGAGAAGGAGTACTCATACTAGATGAGGTATATCGTGCCATAGGAGCAGGCGACGCCATAATGATACCTGAGCGCTCTCGGCATAGTATACGTGCAATTACAGATATAGAGCTTATTGAAGTGCAGACGGGAAAAATAATAAGCGAGGATGATATCATTCGATTAGCTGTAACTTGGGATGAAATAACGAATCAATCCAATATGGTGTAA
- a CDS encoding PilZ domain-containing protein — translation MNNHSNEALRSHIRLRFTEGVKAELRLISKDGQLLTPSMTNVLLLNLSQNGLCFLSGLHLPVQQNYLVEFRMIISNVQIVVRGRIVWNSKKDNQYSHGVLFECSDTLRSLIIGVMNQEILEKQPQQHKIHYLYSRLLNTKRMYCSS, via the coding sequence ATGAACAACCATTCAAATGAAGCCTTGCGATCACATATCAGGCTTCGTTTTACAGAAGGGGTTAAGGCAGAGCTTAGACTAATTAGTAAAGATGGGCAGCTGTTAACACCCTCAATGACTAACGTGCTTCTGCTTAATTTGAGTCAGAATGGGCTCTGCTTTTTATCCGGCTTGCATTTACCCGTTCAGCAAAATTATTTGGTTGAGTTTCGAATGATCATTTCCAATGTGCAAATTGTAGTACGCGGACGCATCGTTTGGAATTCGAAAAAAGATAATCAATATTCACATGGTGTGTTGTTTGAATGTTCGGATACGCTTCGTTCTTTAATTATAGGTGTAATGAATCAAGAGATATTAGAGAAGCAGCCGCAGCAGCATAAAATCCATTATTTGTACAGCAGATTGTTGAATACAAAACGGATGTATTGCAGCAGCTAA